GCAAGCTCTATAACAACAATACCTCTAAAGCCCTCAAACGGCAAAGCCATAAATGTGGTCATTGTGGTCTAAAAATGCTCAGTGATGAGAAGGTACACTTACATCATATAGATGGAAACCATAAGAATGGTAAACCCAAAAACCTTCTAGCAATTCACTTTCATCTGCCACGATTACATTCACATGAGCAAAAGCGAAAGTTAAGAACATCGGAAGCTGGGTGCAGTGAAAGCTGCACGCCCAGATTTAACAGAGAGGGGCGGGAAATAATATTCCCCCTCGACTCTACCCCAAGGGAATATACAAAATTTGAGCCAGATTTATTATATAAATTAGTCCGCATTTTTGATCGGGAAGAATTACGCACAGCTACAGGTGATGTATTTGGGCGAATTTATGAATATTTTCTCAATAAATTTGCCATGACGGGAGCGCAGGAAGGGGGAGAATTTTTTACACCACCTTCTTTAGTTCGTCTGATTGTGAATATTATTGAACCTGATCGGGGAAATGTGCTAGATCCTGCTATTGGTAGTGGAGGAATGGCTGTACAAACTGGGCATTTTCTGGAAGATCGCGGTGATAATGCAGCCGCAAAAATTACTTTTCATGGACAGGAAAAGTCTGATACTAATACCAATTTGGCAAAAATGAACTTAGCGGTTCATGGTTTAGAAGGAAAAATTCGCCAAGGTAATACATTTTATGATCGTTGGGAAGAATTGATCGGTAAATGTAATTATGTCATGTCTAACCCACCGTTTAATGTTGATGGAGTTAGTCCAGATAAAGTAAAAAGTGACCCCCGGTTATTTACAGAGAAGAAAATCCCCGGAATTGCTGCTAAAACTAAAGCTGTTAGTAATGCTAATTATCTTTGGATTCAATATTTTTATAGTTATTTAAACGCCACAGGTAGAGCAGGGTTTGTGATGGCCAGTTCTGCTTCTGATGCGGGACATGGAGAAAAGGAAATTCGCCAAGAGTTAATTAATACCCAAGCGGTAGATATCATTATTTCTATCGGGACAAACTTTTTTTACACTAGATCCCTACCCTGTACTTTATGGTTTTTAGATAAAGGAAAACCAGCAGAGCGCAAAGATAAAATTTTGATGATTGATGCGCGGAATATCTATCGAGTTGTGACGCGGAAAATTCGTGATTTTACTGATGAACAACTCCAGAATATTACCGCCATTTCTTGGTTATATCGTGGACAGTCGGAACGTTTTTTAAAGTTAGTAGGAGAATATTTAAACCAGACGCACCAAGAAGCCGGAAATATTGAAGGTGTATTAAATCAGTTAGATCAACCTTTGGCAAAGTTAACTGAGTTTTTCTACAATTTTAATGATAGTCTTGGTGATTCTTTGCCATTATTAAAGAACTTACCGGAAGTAGAAGAATTAGTGGCTGAAGATATCGCTAATCAAAATTTAGGGGCTTTTCGTGGGACTTTGAACGAGTTAACCGCAGAAGTTGAAGAATTTACTACTGTGAAGAAAAAGGTAATTAGTGATTTACAATTGCATCTGGCATGGTTTAGAGAGAACCTAACCCCCCTACCCCCCTTCCCTACAAGGGAAGAGGGGAAAGACAATAACTCCCCTCTCCTCATAGGAGAGGGGTTGGGGGAGAGGTCAATAAATGAAATACAAAAAGAATGTGCAGCTAAGTTTGCGGTTTTTATTCCTCAATTAAAAACTCTGCAAAAGCACATTAACGAATTACATAAACTGGTAAATCGTGCGGTGGAAATAGCAGAAAAAAAACTAGAAGCGCGTAAACAGGAAGTTTGGGACAATAAGGAAGTTAAAAAACATCAAAATGCACTGGATACGGCAAAGGATACAGGGATTTTTGCGATTAAATCTACGTTGTATATGAAAGCGCAAGTTACCTGGTTACAATCTCGGTTTCCTGATGCGGTTTTTATGGATGTACCGGGGTTGTGTAAGGTGGTAACGCTGGATAATATAGCTCATGAGGATTATAGTTTAACACCTGGGCGTTATGTGGGTGTAGGGATTGCTGCTGGGGAAGATGAGGAGGATATTGAGGAACGGTTAAAGGAGATTCATTTGGAGTTAGCGAGTTTGAATGAGGAAGCAGTGGAGTTAGGGGCGAGTATTTTGGTTAATTTTGAGGAGTTGCTAGGATGACAGAAGTGTTTCATAAACAATTAGTTTCTTTATCAAAACACTGTGAATTATTAACAGGTTATCCTTTCAAAAGTTCTCATTTTAGCCATTCATTACAGGATATTCCATTAGTTAAAGGCGAGAATCTTGGTCATCGTGAAATAGACTGGATAAAAGCTGTTAGGTGGCCAGCTAGTGAAGCAAAAGATTTTGAAAAATTCGAGCTAAATCCAGGAGATATAGTGCTTGCAATGGATCGTCCTATTGTTCAAGGTCGTCTTAAGTTTTCGTGGATACGTAATTATGAACCTCTTGCATTATTAGTACAACGAGTTGCTCGTCTTCGTGGATGTAATGGTCTTACAACTGACTTTTTACGCTACTTAATAGCGAGTCCAGCTTTTCAATCTCATGTTGAAAAAATTACTACTGGTGTTAATATTCCTCACATTAGCGGAAAAGATATCCTATCTTTCTCATTTGCGCTACCCCCATGTGAAACCCAAAAACGCATAGCCGAAATACTCTCAAACTATGACAACCTCATAGACAACAACAACCGCCGAATAGCACTACTAGAAGAGTCTATCCACCTGCTTTATAAAGATTGGTTTGTGCGTTTACGTTTCCCTGGTTATGAGTCAGTAAAAGTAGTTGATGGTGTTCCTGAAGGGTGGAAGAAAAAGACACTTCAAGATATTGTGTCACCTATTAGACAATCTATTCATCCTTCAAATATTGAAGCAAATACGCCTTACGTTGGGCTTGAACATATTCCAAGACAATCTATAGCCCTTACAAATTGGGGATATAGTCACCAAGTGAATAGTAATAAGTTTATCTTTATTAAGAATGATATTTTATTTGGTAAAATTAGACCTTATTTTCACAAAGTTGTTTTTGCACCAATAAATGGTATATGTTCCTCTGATGCTATTGTGATTCGTCCACTAAGCAAAGATTTTTTCGGATTAGCACTAGCACTTGTTTCTAGTATTTCTTTTGTTGATTATACCTCTAAAACATCTAAAGAAGGCTCGAAAATGCCTCGTGCTAATTGGGATGTTATGGAACAATATCCAGCATTAATTCCTAACTCAAAATTATTGGAAGATTTTAATAATTTAGTAAGTTTAGCAACGAACCAAATAACAAATTTAATATTTATGAATCAACGTCTTATCCAAGCTCGTGATTTACTTCTACCGCGTCTCATGAATGGAACTATAACCGTATAAGTAGGTTGGGTTGTTCGCGTTAGCGTTGCGGAGCAATGGAACGAAACCCAACATTTATAAAGGTTTGTTGGGTTTCTCTTCGTTCAACCCAACCTACAAATCAACTATAAATAGAGGATATTATCGAATGGATAAACTAACCAAATATCAACAAATAATTCAACAACTTCTCCAAGAATATGCAGCCTTTTCTAATCAAAATCAAGAAATAGAA
The window above is part of the Dolichospermum sp. DET69 genome. Proteins encoded here:
- a CDS encoding N-6 DNA methylase, yielding MIFPLDSTPREYTKFEPDLLYKLVRIFDREELRTATGDVFGRIYEYFLNKFAMTGAQEGGEFFTPPSLVRLIVNIIEPDRGNVLDPAIGSGGMAVQTGHFLEDRGDNAAAKITFHGQEKSDTNTNLAKMNLAVHGLEGKIRQGNTFYDRWEELIGKCNYVMSNPPFNVDGVSPDKVKSDPRLFTEKKIPGIAAKTKAVSNANYLWIQYFYSYLNATGRAGFVMASSASDAGHGEKEIRQELINTQAVDIIISIGTNFFYTRSLPCTLWFLDKGKPAERKDKILMIDARNIYRVVTRKIRDFTDEQLQNITAISWLYRGQSERFLKLVGEYLNQTHQEAGNIEGVLNQLDQPLAKLTEFFYNFNDSLGDSLPLLKNLPEVEELVAEDIANQNLGAFRGTLNELTAEVEEFTTVKKKVISDLQLHLAWFRENLTPLPPFPTREEGKDNNSPLLIGEGLGERSINEIQKECAAKFAVFIPQLKTLQKHINELHKLVNRAVEIAEKKLEARKQEVWDNKEVKKHQNALDTAKDTGIFAIKSTLYMKAQVTWLQSRFPDAVFMDVPGLCKVVTLDNIAHEDYSLTPGRYVGVGIAAGEDEEDIEERLKEIHLELASLNEEAVELGASILVNFEELLG
- a CDS encoding restriction endonuclease subunit S; the encoded protein is MTEVFHKQLVSLSKHCELLTGYPFKSSHFSHSLQDIPLVKGENLGHREIDWIKAVRWPASEAKDFEKFELNPGDIVLAMDRPIVQGRLKFSWIRNYEPLALLVQRVARLRGCNGLTTDFLRYLIASPAFQSHVEKITTGVNIPHISGKDILSFSFALPPCETQKRIAEILSNYDNLIDNNNRRIALLEESIHLLYKDWFVRLRFPGYESVKVVDGVPEGWKKKTLQDIVSPIRQSIHPSNIEANTPYVGLEHIPRQSIALTNWGYSHQVNSNKFIFIKNDILFGKIRPYFHKVVFAPINGICSSDAIVIRPLSKDFFGLALALVSSISFVDYTSKTSKEGSKMPRANWDVMEQYPALIPNSKLLEDFNNLVSLATNQITNLIFMNQRLIQARDLLLPRLMNGTITV